One stretch of Flavobacteriales bacterium DNA includes these proteins:
- the rpsL gene encoding 30S ribosomal protein S12, translating to MPTIQQLVRKGRTSKVQVSKSAALDSCPQRRGVCVRVYTTTPKKPNSAMRKVARVRLTNGKEVNAYIGGEGHNLQEHSIVLVRGGRVKDLPGVRYHIVRGALDTAGVEGRTQRRSKYGAKRPKK from the coding sequence ATGCCAACTATTCAACAGTTAGTAAGAAAAGGAAGGACTAGTAAAGTACAGGTAAGTAAATCTGCAGCTTTAGATTCATGTCCACAAAGAAGAGGAGTTTGTGTTAGGGTTTATACTACAACACCTAAGAAACCTAACTCTGCAATGAGAAAAGTAGCAAGGGTGAGATTAACCAATGGAAAAGAGGTTAATGCTTACATCGGTGGTGAAGGTCACAACTTACAAGAACACAGTATTGTTTTGGTAAGAGGTGGAAGAGTTAAAGATTTACCAGGTGTAAGATATCATATTGTACGTGGTGCTTTAGATACTGCAGGTGTGGAAGGAAGAACACAAAGAAGATCAAAATACGGGGCGAAAAGACCTAAGAAATAA
- the rpsG gene encoding 30S ribosomal protein S7, whose product MRRRKAKKHIILPDPKFNDVQVTKFVNNLMLDGKKSVAFKIFYDAIDILDERSEENEGLEIWKKALVNVTPGVEVRSRRVGGATYQIPSPVRDSRKHSLAMKWLIGFARKRNEKSMSQKLAAEISAAAKEEGAAFKKKEDMHRMAEANKAFSHFRF is encoded by the coding sequence ATGAGAAGAAGAAAGGCCAAAAAGCATATTATCTTACCAGATCCTAAGTTTAATGACGTTCAGGTAACAAAGTTTGTAAATAATTTAATGTTAGACGGAAAGAAAAGTGTTGCGTTTAAGATTTTTTACGATGCTATTGATATTTTAGATGAGCGTTCTGAGGAGAATGAAGGGTTAGAAATATGGAAGAAAGCTTTAGTAAATGTCACTCCAGGCGTTGAAGTAAGAAGTAGAAGAGTAGGTGGTGCTACATATCAAATTCCATCTCCAGTTAGAGATTCAAGAAAGCATTCATTGGCAATGAAATGGTTGATTGGTTTCGCTAGAAAAAGAAATGAAAAGTCAATGAGTCAAAAGTTGGCTGCGGAAATTTCTGCTGCTGCAAAAGAAGAAGGGGCGGCATTTAAAAAGAAAGAGGATATGCACAGAATGGCTGAGGCTAATAAAGCATTTTCTCATTTTAGATTCTAA
- the rpsJ gene encoding 30S ribosomal protein S10, producing the protein MSQKIRIKLKSYDYNLVDKSAEKIVKTVKTTGAVVSGPIPLPTHKRIYTVLKSPHVNKKAREQFQLCSYKRLMDIYSSSSKTIDALMKLELPSGVEVEIKV; encoded by the coding sequence ATGAGTCAAAAAATAAGAATAAAATTAAAATCTTACGATTACAACTTAGTAGATAAGTCTGCTGAGAAGATTGTAAAAACAGTAAAAACTACTGGTGCAGTTGTTAGCGGTCCTATTCCGCTACCAACGCACAAAAGAATTTACACCGTGTTAAAGTCACCACACGTAAATAAGAAAGCTCGTGAGCAGTTTCAATTATGCTCTTACAAAAGATTAATGGATATTTATAGCTCTTCATCAAAGACTATTGATGCATTAATGAAGTTAGAGTTACCAAGTGGTGTAGAAGTAGAAATTAAAGTATAA
- the fusA gene encoding elongation factor G, producing MAKRDLKYTRNIGIMAHVDAGKTTTTERILYYTGVSHKIGEVHDGAATMDWMEQEQERGITITSAATTVFWNYLDEEYKINIIDTPGHVDFTVEVERSLRVLDGAVALFCASSGVEPQSETVWRQADKYNVPRIGFINKMDRIGADFFGTIDQIKERLGANPIPLTIPIGAEDDFKGLVDLIKMKAFVWAGDDNGMSFDVLDIPEDLKEEAEEWRNVLIEAVAESDDELMEKFFEDPDSITEEEIMNAIRVATINMSINPIICGSAFKNKGVQTLLDYVMAFLPSPVDIDAIEGTDVEGNETLTRKPNNDEPMSALAFKIATDPFVGRLCFFRMYSGVLDAGSYVLNTRTNKKERISRIFQMHSNKQNALDRIEAGDIGAGVGFKDIRTGDTLCAEKHPIVLESMEFPDPVIGIAIEPKTKADVDKLGVALSKLGEEDPTFQIKTDEDSGQTIISGMGELHLEVLIDRLKREFKVEVNEGAPQVNYKEAIKRAANHREVYKKQSGGRGKFADIVVEIKPREDGKEGLEFINEVKGGNIPREFIPNVEKGFTEAMKNGVLAGFSMDSMTVTLKDGSFHAVDSDGLSFELCAKLAYKAAAPACGAVLLEPIMKLEVVTPEENMGDIVGDLNRRRGQIEGMDDRNGAKVVKALVPLSEMFGYVTALRTMSSGRATSTMEFNNYAECPKGIADAVIAKSKGEVEA from the coding sequence ATGGCTAAAAGAGATTTAAAGTACACAAGAAACATTGGGATTATGGCCCATGTTGACGCTGGTAAAACAACTACTACTGAGCGTATCCTTTATTACACTGGAGTTTCTCACAAGATAGGTGAGGTACACGATGGTGCAGCTACAATGGACTGGATGGAGCAAGAGCAAGAAAGAGGTATTACAATTACTTCTGCTGCGACAACAGTTTTTTGGAACTACTTAGATGAAGAGTACAAGATTAATATTATTGATACTCCAGGACACGTTGATTTTACAGTAGAAGTAGAGCGTTCTTTACGTGTATTAGATGGAGCAGTAGCTTTATTCTGTGCTTCAAGTGGAGTAGAGCCTCAATCTGAAACGGTTTGGAGACAAGCTGATAAATATAATGTTCCTAGAATTGGATTCATTAACAAAATGGATAGAATTGGAGCTGATTTCTTTGGTACTATAGATCAAATTAAAGAGCGTTTAGGAGCGAATCCTATTCCTTTGACTATTCCTATTGGAGCAGAAGATGATTTCAAAGGTTTAGTTGATTTAATTAAAATGAAAGCTTTTGTTTGGGCAGGAGATGATAACGGAATGTCTTTTGATGTTCTTGATATTCCTGAAGATTTAAAAGAAGAAGCTGAAGAGTGGAGAAATGTATTGATTGAAGCTGTTGCTGAAAGTGATGATGAATTAATGGAGAAGTTTTTCGAAGATCCAGATTCAATCACTGAAGAAGAAATCATGAATGCAATTCGTGTAGCTACAATTAATATGTCTATTAATCCTATTATTTGTGGTTCAGCATTTAAAAACAAAGGGGTTCAAACATTATTAGATTATGTAATGGCGTTTTTACCATCTCCAGTTGATATTGATGCAATTGAAGGTACAGATGTAGAAGGAAATGAAACATTAACAAGAAAGCCTAATAACGATGAACCAATGTCGGCATTAGCGTTTAAAATTGCAACAGATCCTTTCGTAGGTAGATTGTGTTTCTTTAGAATGTATTCAGGAGTTTTAGATGCAGGTTCGTATGTTTTAAATACTAGAACAAACAAGAAGGAGCGTATCTCTAGAATTTTCCAAATGCACTCTAATAAACAAAATGCTTTAGATAGAATCGAAGCAGGAGATATTGGTGCTGGAGTTGGATTTAAAGACATTAGAACTGGTGATACATTGTGTGCTGAAAAACACCCAATCGTATTAGAATCAATGGAATTCCCTGATCCAGTAATTGGTATTGCTATCGAGCCTAAAACTAAGGCAGATGTTGATAAGTTAGGTGTTGCATTATCTAAGTTAGGAGAAGAGGATCCAACGTTCCAAATTAAAACGGATGAAGATTCAGGTCAAACGATTATCTCAGGAATGGGTGAGTTACACTTAGAGGTATTAATTGATCGTTTAAAAAGAGAATTTAAAGTAGAGGTTAACGAAGGTGCTCCTCAAGTAAACTATAAAGAGGCAATTAAAAGAGCTGCAAACCATAGAGAGGTTTATAAGAAACAATCAGGTGGTCGTGGTAAATTTGCTGATATTGTAGTTGAAATTAAGCCTCGTGAAGATGGAAAAGAAGGATTAGAATTTATCAATGAAGTAAAAGGTGGTAATATTCCTAGAGAATTTATTCCTAACGTTGAGAAAGGATTTACTGAAGCTATGAAGAATGGTGTATTAGCAGGGTTCTCAATGGATAGTATGACCGTTACTTTAAAAGATGGATCTTTCCACGCTGTAGATTCAGATGGTTTATCATTTGAGTTGTGTGCTAAGTTAGCATACAAAGCTGCAGCACCAGCATGTGGAGCTGTTCTTTTAGAGCCAATCATGAAATTGGAAGTTGTAACTCCAGAAGAAAACATGGGAGATATCGTTGGAGATTTGAACAGAAGAAGAGGTCAAATCGAAGGAATGGACGATAGAAATGGAGCTAAAGTTGTTAAAGCGTTAGTGCCATTATCAGAAATGTTTGGATACGTTACAGCATTAAGAACAATGTCTTCAGGTAGAGCAACTTCTACAATGGAGTTCAATAACTATGCAGAATGTCCAAAAGGAATTGCTGATGCAGTAATTGCTAAATCTAAAGGAGAAGTAGAGGCTTAA
- a CDS encoding paraquat-inducible protein A, with amino-acid sequence MHIFKTYFYSFIFSIVFLGFSVYRTLEIVQHNVDYQAHMQQHVEVLKFEDRLFNAKEWSLLLIEKAFHFVDDTEWSAKEQAAVHLLLEAENDYNLMQEKSTEIGAAAFALLLFLGLIYFRKNLQQQLILPLFVICTVFLYLGITTPMLSISASNNDLTIPIGLDLSALTSPIEKGLEYLDEWTGLHTSESVIPDKLETNIIFEGKMYYYYQSKSIAQLITILFDDKNFLVGISILLFSIILPILKLSLTLFLALSSKSYHTLSKILSYVGKWSMADVFVASCFLAYLSFSNMNVGIDTESKTLVGLYFFFSYVVLSIIMGILSSPKSIKN; translated from the coding sequence ATGCACATATTCAAAACCTATTTTTACAGCTTTATTTTTAGCATTGTCTTTTTAGGATTCTCCGTCTACAGAACACTAGAAATCGTCCAACACAATGTCGACTATCAAGCTCACATGCAACAACATGTGGAAGTCTTAAAATTTGAAGACAGGCTTTTCAATGCTAAAGAATGGAGTCTGCTACTCATTGAAAAAGCATTCCACTTTGTTGACGACACTGAATGGAGCGCCAAAGAACAAGCTGCTGTTCATTTGCTTTTAGAAGCTGAAAATGACTATAATTTGATGCAAGAAAAGAGTACTGAAATTGGAGCCGCTGCTTTTGCGCTACTTCTATTCTTAGGATTAATTTACTTTAGAAAAAACCTTCAACAACAACTAATACTTCCTTTATTTGTTATCTGTACTGTATTTCTCTACCTGGGAATCACCACTCCTATGCTGTCTATTAGCGCGTCAAATAATGACTTGACAATTCCTATAGGATTAGATTTAAGCGCTTTAACTTCTCCAATTGAAAAGGGGTTAGAATACTTGGACGAATGGACAGGACTACACACTTCGGAATCAGTAATTCCAGATAAACTAGAAACAAACATCATTTTTGAAGGAAAGATGTACTACTACTACCAAAGTAAATCCATCGCTCAACTAATTACAATATTGTTTGATGACAAAAATTTTCTTGTTGGAATCTCAATCTTACTTTTCAGTATTATTTTACCAATTTTAAAGCTCTCCCTAACCCTCTTTTTAGCATTAAGTTCAAAGAGCTATCATACACTTTCTAAAATACTTTCTTACGTTGGAAAGTGGAGCATGGCAGATGTTTTTGTTGCAAGTTGCTTCTTGGCATACCTCTCTTTTTCTAATATGAATGTAGGCATTGATACAGAAAGTAAAACACTTGTTGGTCTTTACTTCTTTTTTAGCTATGTCGTATTATCTATAATAATGGGAATCCTTTCTTCTCCAAAATCAATCAAGAATTAA
- a CDS encoding RluA family pseudouridine synthase — protein MQEDINKEGNGVSEELFEHHKVQADKGQEPVRIDKFLMDRIPNTSRNKLQIAAKNGNILVNNLAVKSNYKVKPNDEISIVLPYPIRNIELIPEDLPLDIVYEDDELIVINKKAGMVVHPGFGNYTGTLVNALVYHFDNLPSLPNNYFGRPGLVHRLDKNTSGIMVVAKTEDALTHLAKQFFDRTTHRRYHALVWGDFEEEEGTVTGNLARSLSNRKIMAVYEDPEIGKHAVTHYKVLERFGYVSLIECRLETGRTHQIRIHMKHIGHTLFNDEEYGGNRILKGTMFNKYKQFVENCFDLLPRQALHAKSLGFTHPKTGEWMQFESELPEDMTLGIDKWRKYGNTVK, from the coding sequence ATGCAAGAGGATATTAATAAAGAGGGAAATGGTGTTTCAGAAGAATTATTTGAGCATCATAAGGTACAAGCAGATAAAGGGCAAGAGCCTGTAAGAATCGACAAGTTTTTGATGGATCGAATTCCTAATACATCTAGGAATAAATTACAGATTGCTGCTAAAAACGGAAATATCTTAGTTAATAATTTGGCTGTTAAATCCAACTATAAGGTAAAGCCTAATGATGAAATATCAATAGTATTACCGTACCCCATTCGAAATATTGAATTAATCCCTGAAGATTTGCCGCTTGATATTGTTTATGAAGATGATGAGTTAATTGTAATTAATAAAAAAGCAGGAATGGTTGTCCATCCAGGTTTTGGAAATTATACAGGGACCCTAGTAAATGCTTTAGTGTATCATTTTGATAATTTACCATCTTTACCTAATAATTATTTTGGTCGACCAGGCCTAGTTCACCGATTAGATAAAAATACTTCTGGTATTATGGTGGTAGCGAAGACTGAAGATGCATTAACACATTTAGCTAAACAGTTTTTTGATCGTACAACCCATAGAAGATACCATGCGTTGGTGTGGGGAGACTTTGAAGAAGAAGAGGGAACAGTTACAGGTAATTTAGCAAGATCGTTGAGTAATAGAAAAATAATGGCGGTGTATGAAGATCCTGAAATCGGAAAACATGCAGTGACTCATTATAAGGTCTTGGAGCGATTTGGGTATGTGAGTTTAATAGAGTGTCGTTTAGAAACAGGAAGAACGCACCAGATTAGAATTCATATGAAACATATTGGTCATACGCTGTTTAACGATGAAGAATATGGTGGGAATAGGATATTAAAAGGTACAATGTTTAATAAATATAAGCAGTTTGTGGAAAATTGTTTCGATTTGTTGCCTCGCCAAGCTTTACATGCGAAATCGCTTGGGTTTACGCATCCTAAAACAGGAGAATGGATGCAGTTTGAGTCCGAATTACCAGAAGATATGACATTAGGGATAGATAAGTGGAGAAAATATGGAAACACAGTAAAGTAA
- a CDS encoding EI24 domain-containing protein: MKFIKEHKLYLYFLLPILLFVGIYYLGFAFESWKNEAAQSSESAGFWSKIWSAIVYGFYTAMAYLVFKFMRYILIICLSPILSIVSERVERIITGNVYKFNLKQLIKDVKRTINLSIRNLIWEFGIVYSIWLVIMILGWIFQLPSVITGYIQTAVAMLIGFYYYGFSFIDYMNERRRLTISESVSFVKKHRGFAFALGSVFTILFHYTNKYFVGAKDDFSTNAFLVIVIVSSIIMSIIPIVTIVAATLGVHEIVDLSQNTTAKELENHDDVKKTDEL, translated from the coding sequence TTGAAGTTTATAAAAGAGCATAAGCTCTATTTGTATTTTTTATTGCCCATTTTGTTGTTTGTTGGAATTTATTATTTGGGATTTGCGTTTGAGTCATGGAAAAATGAAGCTGCTCAAAGCTCAGAATCAGCAGGCTTTTGGTCAAAGATTTGGAGCGCCATTGTGTATGGTTTTTATACTGCTATGGCTTATTTGGTCTTTAAGTTTATGCGTTATATTTTGATCATCTGTTTATCTCCTATTTTATCTATTGTTTCAGAAAGAGTTGAAAGAATTATTACGGGTAATGTTTATAAATTTAATTTAAAGCAGTTAATAAAAGATGTTAAGCGAACCATTAATTTATCGATCAGAAATTTAATTTGGGAATTTGGTATCGTTTATTCTATTTGGCTGGTGATTATGATTTTGGGGTGGATATTTCAACTACCATCGGTAATTACAGGTTATATTCAAACAGCTGTTGCGATGCTGATCGGTTTTTATTATTATGGCTTTAGTTTTATTGATTACATGAATGAGAGGAGGCGATTGACCATTTCAGAAAGTGTCAGCTTTGTTAAAAAACATCGTGGATTTGCTTTTGCTTTAGGATCAGTCTTTACTATTTTGTTTCATTATACCAATAAGTATTTTGTAGGAGCAAAAGATGATTTCTCAACAAATGCATTTCTGGTTATTGTAATTGTATCATCAATTATCATGTCGATTATACCTATTGTTACAATAGTCGCTGCTACTTTAGGGGTTCATGAAATTGTAGATTTAAGCCAGAATACTACAGCAAAAGAGCTTGAAAATCACGATGATGTTAAAAAAACAGATGAGTTATAA
- the purB gene encoding adenylosuccinate lyase, which produces MNLSTLTAISPIDGRYRRVTSNLENYFSEFALIKYRVFVEIEYFIALCELPLPQLKDFDLTKTPALRAIYSEFTLEDALRIKEIEKTTNHDVKAVEYFIKEKFDALGLKDSKEFIHFGLTSQDINNTAIPKSLKDAILDSYLPLLEQSIELLTEKANEWKEIPLLARTHGQPASPTKLGKEIYVFIERLNIQKQQLLAIPFSAKFGGATGNFNAHNVAYPEFNWVDFANDLVNNKLGINRSQTTTQIEHYDNIASLFDALKRINTILIDLDRDIWTYVSMDYFKQKIKKGEVGSSAMPHKVNPIDFENSEGNLGIANALFEHLAAKLPVSRLQRDLTDSTVLRNIGVPIAHSILALTSLNKGLNKLLLNEGKIAEDLENNWAVVAEAIQTVLRRENYPNPYEALKALTRTNAKIDANSIATFVDGLDVSETIKAELKLITPSNYTGVNLF; this is translated from the coding sequence ATGAACTTAAGCACATTAACAGCAATTAGCCCAATAGACGGTAGATATAGAAGAGTAACTTCAAACCTAGAAAACTATTTTTCTGAATTTGCTTTAATAAAATACAGGGTTTTTGTTGAAATTGAATACTTTATTGCATTATGTGAACTCCCTCTTCCTCAACTTAAGGATTTTGATTTGACTAAAACTCCAGCTTTGAGAGCTATCTACTCAGAATTTACTTTGGAAGATGCATTAAGAATAAAGGAGATTGAAAAAACAACCAACCATGACGTAAAAGCTGTAGAATATTTCATTAAAGAAAAATTTGATGCCTTAGGTCTTAAAGACAGCAAAGAGTTCATTCACTTTGGTCTTACCTCACAAGACATCAACAATACAGCGATTCCTAAGTCTTTGAAAGATGCGATTTTAGACAGCTATCTTCCTTTACTTGAACAATCAATTGAACTATTAACTGAAAAAGCTAATGAATGGAAAGAAATCCCTTTATTAGCAAGAACACATGGACAACCTGCTTCTCCAACCAAACTTGGTAAAGAGATTTATGTTTTTATAGAACGTTTAAACATTCAAAAACAACAATTACTTGCCATTCCTTTTTCTGCTAAATTTGGAGGTGCAACAGGAAACTTTAATGCTCACAATGTGGCTTACCCTGAGTTTAACTGGGTTGATTTCGCCAATGATTTAGTAAACAATAAGCTTGGCATTAACAGAAGCCAAACCACTACTCAAATAGAACATTACGACAATATTGCATCTTTATTTGATGCGCTTAAACGAATCAACACCATACTTATTGATCTAGATCGTGATATCTGGACTTATGTATCAATGGATTATTTTAAACAAAAAATAAAAAAAGGAGAAGTAGGTTCTTCTGCAATGCCGCATAAAGTAAACCCTATTGACTTTGAAAATTCTGAAGGTAATCTTGGTATTGCCAACGCTCTTTTTGAGCACCTTGCTGCAAAACTTCCTGTATCTAGACTTCAAAGGGACTTAACAGACAGTACCGTTTTAAGAAACATCGGAGTTCCTATCGCACATTCTATCCTTGCTCTTACTTCATTAAATAAAGGTTTAAATAAATTGTTGTTAAACGAAGGAAAAATAGCAGAAGATTTAGAAAATAACTGGGCAGTTGTTGCAGAAGCTATTCAAACAGTACTTAGAAGAGAAAACTATCCTAACCCTTATGAAGCTCTTAAAGCACTTACCAGAACAAATGCAAAAATTGATGCCAACTCCATTGCTACATTTGTTGATGGATTGGATGTTTCAGAAACGATTAAGGCTGAATTAAAATTAATCACGCCAAGTAATTATACAGGTGTTAATTTATTTTAA
- a CDS encoding tetratricopeptide repeat protein yields MIKYILFILVFISGNLAIANGYIALTDTNKNIIQRAKIDFKVAEGTRKFYEHNYRGALNLFREILSIDENNAKANYGIAQCQYALNKYDLSKEYLDKSYSLNKEVDRDVLLLKGKIEHRLGNLDEAIANFEAYKLTLNGNERKIQDSDVDLFVAQCNYAKKQMQAPKDVTITNLGDKINTFAPEFAPCISQDGKTLVFTSRRSDTKGGNLDRNFDYLYYTDIYISTLDTVTGEWTKGKSVNGRVNTEFHDGALGFTPDGKMLVYRNITNVTGSGDIYIAKQSKSGKWGEPKPLLEKEDKKISKKINSSYFESSASMTGDGKAIYFVSERPGGEGRADIYVVKKEGGSWTEPRNLGASINTTGDEKCVFISLDGKRLFYSSNGFENSLGSYDIYMSEMDEQGVWSAPMNMGYPINTVKEEKTISVSPDGKTAYVSAYYKKDSKGGADIFSIDISKLK; encoded by the coding sequence ATGATAAAATATATACTTTTTATACTTGTTTTTATATCTGGAAATTTAGCGATTGCCAATGGTTATATCGCCTTAACAGATACTAATAAGAACATCATTCAGCGCGCTAAAATTGATTTTAAAGTAGCCGAGGGAACGCGTAAGTTTTATGAGCATAATTACAGAGGAGCATTAAATTTGTTTAGAGAAATATTGTCAATTGATGAAAACAATGCAAAAGCAAATTATGGTATTGCTCAATGTCAATATGCCTTGAATAAATACGATTTGTCTAAAGAGTATTTAGATAAGTCTTATAGTCTTAATAAGGAAGTTGATAGAGATGTGTTGTTGTTGAAAGGGAAAATCGAACATCGTTTAGGGAATTTAGATGAAGCAATAGCTAATTTCGAAGCCTATAAGTTAACACTTAATGGAAATGAGCGTAAGATTCAAGATTCTGACGTTGATTTATTTGTGGCTCAATGTAATTATGCTAAAAAGCAAATGCAAGCTCCTAAAGATGTTACAATTACGAATTTAGGAGACAAGATCAATACCTTTGCTCCTGAATTTGCGCCATGTATCTCCCAAGATGGTAAAACATTAGTGTTTACTTCAAGAAGATCAGATACTAAAGGGGGGAATTTAGATCGAAATTTTGATTATTTATATTATACAGATATTTACATTTCAACATTAGATACTGTTACAGGAGAATGGACAAAAGGAAAGTCTGTAAATGGTAGAGTGAATACAGAGTTTCATGATGGAGCTCTTGGTTTTACTCCTGATGGAAAGATGTTGGTTTATAGAAATATCACCAATGTAACAGGAAGTGGGGATATTTATATTGCTAAACAGAGTAAGTCTGGAAAATGGGGTGAACCTAAACCTTTACTAGAAAAAGAAGATAAAAAGATCAGTAAAAAGATAAATTCTAGTTATTTCGAATCTTCAGCTAGTATGACGGGAGATGGAAAAGCGATCTATTTTGTTTCTGAAAGACCTGGAGGTGAGGGGAGAGCTGATATCTATGTCGTAAAAAAAGAGGGAGGTTCGTGGACTGAACCAAGAAACTTGGGGGCAAGTATCAATACAACAGGAGATGAAAAATGTGTGTTTATTTCTTTAGATGGTAAGCGTTTGTTTTATTCTTCAAATGGATTTGAAAACAGTTTAGGATCTTATGATATTTACATGTCTGAGATGGATGAGCAAGGAGTTTGGAGTGCACCAATGAATATGGGATATCCAATAAATACAGTTAAAGAAGAGAAAACAATATCTGTAAGCCCTGATGGTAAGACAGCTTATGTAAGTGCATACTATAAAAAAGACTCTAAAGGAGGAGCAGATATCTTTTCGATAGATATTTCCAAGTTAAAATAA
- the rplD gene encoding 50S ribosomal protein L4, producing MELAVYNKEGKATAKKVTLADSIFGLEPNEHAVYLDVKLYLANQRQGTHKAKERGEITGSTKKIKKQKGTGTARAGSIKNPLFRGGGRVFGPRPRNYSFKLNKKLRKLARATALSHKAIENQITILEDQKFDTPKTSEFVSLLENLKVSDKKTLFVVANEERNVYLSSRNLKKSKVVSADKLNTFDILNADALVLAEGAVEKIENLFNA from the coding sequence ATGGAATTAGCAGTTTATAATAAAGAAGGTAAAGCAACAGCAAAGAAAGTTACTTTAGCAGATTCAATCTTTGGTTTAGAGCCAAATGAGCATGCTGTTTATTTGGATGTTAAACTTTACCTAGCTAATCAGCGTCAAGGAACGCATAAAGCTAAAGAAAGAGGAGAAATTACTGGAAGTACTAAGAAAATCAAAAAACAAAAAGGAACAGGTACTGCCAGAGCAGGTAGTATTAAGAACCCATTGTTTAGAGGTGGAGGACGTGTTTTTGGACCAAGACCAAGAAACTATAGCTTCAAGTTAAATAAGAAGTTAAGAAAGTTAGCTCGTGCTACAGCTCTATCGCATAAAGCTATCGAAAACCAAATCACAATTTTAGAAGATCAAAAGTTTGATACACCTAAAACAAGTGAATTTGTTTCGCTATTAGAAAATTTAAAAGTTTCTGATAAAAAAACATTATTTGTGGTTGCAAATGAAGAAAGAAATGTATATTTGTCGTCTCGAAATTTGAAAAAGAGTAAAGTCGTTTCTGCCGACAAGTTAAATACATTCGATATTCTTAATGCTGATGCATTAGTTTTAGCTGAAGGAGCCGTAGAGAAAATTGAAAACTTATTTAACGCGTAA
- the rplC gene encoding 50S ribosomal protein L3: MAGIIGKKVGMTSVFSTDGKNIPCTIIEAGPCVVTQIKSQEKDGYEAVQIGYGERKEKNTSSALKGHFKKASTTPKSKLVEFRSFDSDLNLGDEITVELFQEGEFVDAVGTSKGKGFQGVVKRHNFRGVGDATHGQHNRLRAPGSIGAASYPARVFKGMKMAGRTGGDRVKVSNLEVLKVLADKNIIVIKGSVPGAKGSYVILEK; encoded by the coding sequence ATGGCTGGTATCATAGGCAAAAAAGTAGGGATGACTAGCGTATTCAGTACCGATGGTAAAAACATACCATGTACGATTATTGAGGCAGGACCTTGTGTTGTAACACAAATCAAGTCTCAAGAAAAAGATGGATACGAAGCAGTTCAAATTGGTTACGGAGAGCGCAAAGAAAAAAACACTTCAAGCGCTTTGAAAGGACACTTCAAAAAAGCTAGTACAACTCCAAAAAGTAAATTAGTAGAGTTTAGATCTTTTGATTCTGATTTAAACTTAGGAGATGAAATTACTGTTGAATTATTCCAAGAAGGAGAATTCGTAGATGCAGTAGGAACTTCAAAAGGTAAAGGATTCCAAGGTGTTGTTAAACGTCACAACTTTAGAGGAGTAGGTGATGCAACACATGGTCAGCACAACAGATTAAGAGCTCCAGGTTCTATCGGTGCTGCATCTTACCCAGCGAGAGTTTTTAAAGGAATGAAAATGGCAGGAAGAACTGGTGGTGATAGAGTTAAAGTTTCTAATCTAGAAGTATTAAAAGTTTTAGCTGATAAAAACATCATCGTTATTAAAGGTTCTGTGCCAGGAGCTAAAGGATCATACGTAATACTTGAGAAATAA